Part of the Ralstonia pickettii DTP0602 genome, GCCGCTTCCACGCGTCGCAGGCGCGGAATCATTTCCTCGAACAGGATGCGCATTTCCATCTTGGCCAGATGCTGGCCCAGGCAGACATGGGCGCCGAAGCCGAACGCGAGGTGGCGGTTTGGCTTGCGGTCGATGCTGAAGTCAAAGGGCCGGTCGAAGACCTCTTCATCCCGATTGGCCGAGCCGTAGCACAGCATCAGCCAGTCGCCCTTGCGAATCGTTCGTCCGCGGATCTCGGTGTCTGCCGTCGCGGTCCGCATGAAATGCCGGACCGGCGAGGCGATGCGCACCGCTTCGTCAATGAACTGCGGAATCAGCGACGAGTCGGCCTGGAGCCGGGGCAGCAGTTCCGGATACTGGCTCAGCGCCCACATCGCGACCGCGGACGAGGACGATGTGGTGTCGTGGCCCGCCGTGGCAATAATGACGTAATAACCCAGCCGGCTGACCTCGCTGATCGGCTCGCCGTTGACGACGGCGTTGGCGAGCAGCGTTGCCACGTCATTGCGCGGATTGACCCGCCGCTCGGCGGTGACATTCTCGAAATAGTCCCGGAAGTCCGCCACCACCGCCATCAAGTTCTTTGCCAGCGCGCCGTCATTCGCGCTTGCTTCCTGCTTGGCGCGCTTGAGTTCAGGATCCTCGCCACCAAATAGCTCCTGGGTCAGCAGCAGCATCCGGGGCTCATCCTCCGGCGGCACGCCGAGGATGTCCATGATCACGTGCAGCGGGTAATGCAGGGCAATGTCCTTGGCGAAATCGATGGTGTTGCCATCGCTTTGCTGCAGCTTGTCAACGATCTGCCGCGCCAGCCCACGGATGCGCTCATCCAGCTTCAGGATGCTGTTAGGCATGAACCACGACTGCGTCAGCGCACGCAGGCCCTTGTGTTCGTCGCCATCCACGTGGACCAGCGCCTTGACGATATTCGGGCGGCCGGTGGTCGCGATCACATGGTCGATCGAAGCCTTGGGCCGGCAGACGACGGAGTAGTCCCCGTTGTGGAAGAGATTGTGGTCGCGCGAGATGGCGGTCACGTCGGCGTGCTTGGTCACGACCCAGAACGGATCGAAACCGTCATTGACGGCGCGCCCCAGCGGATTGTTCTCGCGCGCCCACGTATAGGCCGCGTGCAGCCGGGCGGGATCGGCATAGGCGCTGGGATCGACCAGGACTTGCGCCACGTCGCCGGGAAGATCGAAATCGGTGTGGTTCATGGTATCGAACTGGATGGTGGGGTTGGGGCTCAGGGCAGCAGCACGGGCTTGACACACAGCCCCTGCTTTTGCTCCGCGACGGCACGGTTGATTTCGGCAAGGGGATAGGTCTTGACCAGCCTGTCGAAGGGGAAACGTCCCTCGAGGTACAGGGCCATCAACTGCGGGATGAACACATCGGGATCGCTATCGCCTTCGATGATCCCGCGATAGGTGAAGCCGCCGCGCATGACCTCGCGCAGCGTGCCCGGCAGGCCCAGGCTCGTCGCATGGGCGGGCGGCACGCCGACAAAGCCGAAGGTGCCGCGCGGCGCCAGCAGCTTCGGCACCGCTGCGATGACCGCCGGGATGCCGCTGGTATCCAGCGCAAAGTCGACTCCATGGGGCGCAATGGCGCGCACCGCGGCAGCCAGGTCAGCGCTCTGGCCCGGATCGATTGCATGCGTGGCGCCGAGCGACAAGGCCAGGTCGCGCCGGCTGGCGTCGGGCTCGACCACGATGACCGTCCCGCATTTCTGCAGCACGGCGCCCATCACAGCACTGAGCCCGACCGCGCCCGCGCCCAGCACCACCAGCGATGCGCCTTCATGACATGCCATCGAGCGCATGACCGCGCCCGCGCCGGTCTGGATGCCGCAGCCAAGGGTGCCGGCGATCTCGAGCGGAACGCCGTCCGGCACCTTCACCACGTTGCGTTCGGTCGTCACTGCATGCGTCGCGAATGAGGACTGGCCGAAGAAGCTGCCGGAGATCTCGCCATTGCCGTCGCGCATCGATTTGGAGCCATCGCTGCGCTGGCCGACGAAATTCAGCGCTGCCATCGCATGGCAATAGGCCGGCGCATGGCGATCGCACTGCGGACAATGGCCACAGGAGGAGAACGTGATGGCCACATGGTCCCCGGGCTTCACCTTGGTTACGCCGGCGCCGACCATCTCGACAACGCCGGCGCCTTCGTGCCCGAACACGGCCGGCATGGCGACGGGGAGCAAGCCTTCGGCAGCGACAAGATCGGTATGGCAAAGCCCGGCGCCGACAATCCTGACCAGGATTTCCCCTGCCTCTTGAGGGTCTAGTTCGACCTCTTCGAGGACGAACGGCGCGCACGGCGCCCGTGTCACGGCAGCAGTGATTTTCATGGTGTCCCCGCTTGGTTTTATTGGCTGGGCGGCGTGGCGCCCGGTGCTTTTTAAGAATCAGAACTCTGGTTCTATTATTGAAAGGCGACGAACCTGCTTCAATGCGGGCTTTCCCCTACGGAAGCAGTCGAGGTGGGCGCGGCCAGCCGTGAAGCGCCAGCGGATGCGGCTTCCGGGCGAGGTGGGGCCGGTGCTGCATAATGCTGACCTGTCCCAGAATCAGGATTGCCGTTTCCATGGCTGCCACCCTAAAGCGCCAAGAAGATCACAAAAGGCGTCCTACCCGCGCCGTGCACACCGCCAGCCAGGCTGCAGAAGCGGCGCCGGCGCTGCGCCCTCCTCGCCAGCTACGCAGTGAGGAAACCCTTGCCAAAATGATCCTGGCCGGACGGGACCTTATCCAGCAGCACGCGAATTTCGATCTGGTCCTGATCAGCGATGTCATCCGCACCGCGGGCACCTCTACGGGAGCGTTCTATGGCCGCTTCAAGGACAAGGACGCCTTCATTGCGTCGGTCCTCGAGGCCGCCTTTGTGGAAATGGAGGCCGAGGCGGACAAGACCATCCGGGACGACGAGGCCTGGGCGCAAGGCACGGCATCGGAGTTCGCCGCCCTCATCGTCCGGTACTACGTCGACATGTGCCGACGGAACCAGGGCATGTTCAAGGCCGTGCTGCGCCACTTCGGCGCGATCGACCCGGAAGCCAACCCGATGCGCCGGCTGAATCGCAACATCCAGAGCGTGGTCGCGCCGGCCCTCGCGCAGAAGATGAAGGCCCAGGGCCAGGACGCTTCCGAGACAGAAGTCCGGATCGCCATGCAGATGGTTGTGGGCACACTTACCCTGACCCTGCTGACCGACCCGGGGCCTTTACGTTTTGACGGGGATCTGATCGAGGCCAAGCTCACGGCGATGATGCAGCGGTTCTTGCTGTTGCCTTGATTTCCGCTCGGAGCGCGTCGGCAAAGCGAAAATGTCGAGTATTTCCTTAGCTACCAGCGTGGATCATTGGCGACCACTTTGTTTCTTCAGCCATGCCACTGCCACCTCGACCATTGGGTGGTAACGGTTGGCATAGGCGTCCGACGGGCGCGATGGTACTGCGGGCAGCGCGCAACCGCGAGGCATGGCCACTGCTATCGGCACAGCGCCATCAGCTGTACCCACGCCTGCGCATGAGCCGGATCGAGCCACGCCATCAGTGCCACCGCGCACAGGCCCGCCAGGCTGAGCACCGACAGCCATACGCCGAGCGCCGGTCCGCAGCGCGGCCTCATGACCGCGCCGGCGCGAGGCCGGTCCTGACGATCTGCCGGTCGTCGATCGGCCAGTGCAACGTCGCCGCCAGTACGCCCAGCGCCATGGCGCCGAACCAGACCGGGTCGTACGAGCGCGTCAACTCGAACACCAGCCCGCCCAGCCATACGCCGAAAAACGAGCCCAGCTGGTGGCCGATGAACACGAAGCCGAACAGCGTGGCGAGATAGCGCACGCCGAACACCTGTGCGAGGATCCCGTTGGTCAGCGGCACGGTGCCGAGCCACAGGAAGCCCATCGCTGCGCAGAACAAGTACAAAGTCGGCGTGCTTAGCGGCAGCAGCAGGAACACCGCCATCGCCACGGTGCGCGCGAGGTAGATGCCGGCGAGCAGGTATTTCTTGCTGTGGCGACCGCCCAGCAGGCCGAACACGTAGATGCCGGCCACATTGGCGAGCGCGATGATGGCGAGCGCGGCCATGCCGTCGGCCGGACGCATGCCACGGTCCAGCAGATAGGCGGGCAAGTGGCTGGCGATGAAGGCGAGCTGGAAGCCGCAGGCAAGAAAGCCAAGGTTCAGGAGCCAGAAGCCGGAATGGTCGAAGGCCTCGCGCACCGCGCCCAGCAGCGGTGGCTGGCCGCGGGCCATGTTCGTCTCGTCCGCGGTCGGCGCAGGCGCGGCGGCGATCCGGTCCTGGAATGGCAGCGCAAGCGGCAGCAGCACTGCCAGTGCCAGGGCGAGCATCAGCAGCGTGGTCGCCCATCCCGATGCGACCAGCAGCCCCTGGGCGGCCGGCACCAGCGCAAACTGCGCGATGCCGCCGACGGCGCCGGCCAAGCCCAGCGCGCGGCTACGCTGCGCGGCGTCAGTCATCCTGCTCAGCGCGCCATAAATCACGCCGAAGGTCGTGCCGGACAGCGCAATGCCGATACAGACGCCTGCCGACCAGACGAAGGCCGCTGACGTGTCCGCCTGTGTCATCCCGTACAGTCCGGCGGCATACAGGGCCAGTCCGCCGGCCATCACCTTCCACGAGCCGTACCGGTCGGCCAGCATGCCGGTGAAGGGCTGCATCACTCCCCAGGTCAAGTTCTGCATCGCCATCGCGAAGCCGAAGGTCTCGCGGGTCCAGCGGCGCTCGGCGATGATCGGCAGCAAGAACAGCCCCTGCACATGGCGCACGCCCAGCGCCAGCCCCATCAGGAGGCCACCCGCCAGCACGAGCACCCACAGCTCCCGCCACCACGGCGTGGCGGACTGCGGCGAGGCGATGGTAGCGGACGAGTGCGGCAGGCGGGAAGTCATGACGGCCCTTGTCGAAGGATGGCGCCGGCAGGCGCGCGATGGCTCTATTGCAGTCGCCCTGGCGCCGTGCTTCAAGCGATCATTTGGTCGTTCTGCCATGCGCGCCGCGCATGGCAAGGGGGTCGTGGATCGTGCTGTAATGGTGGTTCGCGTGTCTGCCAGGAGGCCATCGCATGTCCGTCCCGCTCGTCCGACTGTTTCCGCTCGACCTGCTCAAGGGCTTCGTCGCCGTCGGGCGACGCATGAGCATTACGCAGGCGGCGGACGATCTGTGCCTGACGCAGTCGGCGGTAAGCCGGCAGATCCACGCGCTGGAGGAGCAGCTGAAGGTGCCGCTGTTCGTGCGCAAGCATCGCGGCGTGGCGTTCACTCCCGAGGGCGAACGGCTGTTTCGCAGCGCCGACAGCGCGCTGCAGCAGCTGCAGGACGTGGTGGCCGAGGTGCGTCGCAACGAGGGCCAGCGGTCGGTCACGGTCACCGCCAGCATCGGCGTGACCGGCTTGTGGCTGCTGCCGCGGCTGGGGAACCTGCAGAAGACGCATCCGCATCTGGATGTGCGCCTGTCCGCCAGCAACCGTATCTGCGACCTGCGTGCCGAGGGCATTGACCTCGCCGTGCGCTATTGCCGCGACGCCGCGGCGCCGCCCGATGCCGTGCGCCTGTTCGGCGAGAACATCGCCCCGGTCGCCCATCCATCGCTGGTGTCCGGGGTCGGCCAGCACGTCGATGCGCTGCTCCAACTGCCGCTGCTGGAATTCGACGATCCCCGTCCGTGGCTGCAATGGCGCAGTTGGCTCGAGCCGCGCGGCTACCATCAGGCGAGCCAGCACGGCATGCTTCGCTTTAATCAATACGACCAGGTCATCCACGCGGCGCTGGCGGGACAGGGCGTCGCACTGGGCCGGCTCGAGCTGGTGCGGCCCCTGATCGATGGCGGCCAGCTGGTGATCGTGCCGACGGCGCTACAAGCGCCGCCGAGCCCGAACGCGTACTGGCTGATCCATGCCTCCGCCCATCCGCGCGAGGACGTCAAGCGCGTGGCCGAATGGATTTGCCGGGAAGCCGTGCACACCGTCAGGTCACCCGCGCGCCCTGCAGCCACCTGAACCAGCTGAGCCAAGGACGGCCGGCGCGACGCGGGTGCGGCGGCGCTTCGATCTCGCACAACGCGGGGCCGGCGCCGTGCAGCGCGGCGAGAAACACCTCGGCGTCGCCGTGCAGCCGATAGCGCTCGCCGGGCGCGAGCAAGATGTCCGGGGACGGCCGGTCCCGCGCTTCGAACGTCAGCCACAGGCTGCCGCCGCGGCAGACCAGTTCCGCGCCGGCCCGCAGTCGCAGGCGCAGGCATTCTGCTTCAAGGGAAAGGGTGCATGACATGAAAAGCTCCGGTGGGCCTTTCAATTGTGCGAACCGGCGTCGTGGCTTGCCATGAGCATTGCGTCGGCCGGCCATACGTCAGCGGCATGCAAGGCGCGACAGCCCGCTGCACGGGTTCCAAATGTGGACTATCTGCATTACCGGGTGGCAGCCGTGGGCTCTGTCTTCAGCGGCCGCATTCACCTAAGCGGCCGGACGGCCATCGTACGCACGTTATTCGCCCGCACACTCAGCGCAATGTCCAGGCGCAAACTGGGGCGACGCTGTACGGCGTGATCGACGGCTCGGTGGAATACGTAAATCGCGTCGCTGCATACGCCGCCACACTTGCCACCGGCGGTAGCCGCTTCGTCAATGCCCCTCACGTCACTTTCGACTTAGCCATCGTTCACCAAATAGAACTCTGAGGTCAAACTTCCCCGCCTACTCGGTCATGTTCCCCGGACCTATTCTCCTTCCATCGCCGCCACGCATTCGGCAACGGCACCAAAGGGAATTAAGGTGAGAAGTGTGCTCGGTATCCACTCCGAGGCGTTCACCCGCAACGGTGGCGCCCTGGAGATGGTGCAACTCTGGGGCAACCTGCCCGCCCGGCAGAAGATGACGACAGCGTGTCGCTGGATGCCTCCACCGACGCCACCGTACTGCTGCTCGCGGGCGGGCCCATCGACGAGCGCGTGGTTGGCTACGGCCCGTTCGTGATGAACACCGAGCAAGAAATCCGGCAGGCCGTGAGCGACTACAACAGCGGCCGCCTTGTCCCTGCAGCCGCCTGATCTTCCCTCCCGCC contains:
- a CDS encoding cytochrome P450; translated protein: MNHTDFDLPGDVAQVLVDPSAYADPARLHAAYTWARENNPLGRAVNDGFDPFWVVTKHADVTAISRDHNLFHNGDYSVVCRPKASIDHVIATTGRPNIVKALVHVDGDEHKGLRALTQSWFMPNSILKLDERIRGLARQIVDKLQQSDGNTIDFAKDIALHYPLHVIMDILGVPPEDEPRMLLLTQELFGGEDPELKRAKQEASANDGALAKNLMAVVADFRDYFENVTAERRVNPRNDVATLLANAVVNGEPISEVSRLGYYVIIATAGHDTTSSSSAVAMWALSQYPELLPRLQADSSLIPQFIDEAVRIASPVRHFMRTATADTEIRGRTIRKGDWLMLCYGSANRDEEVFDRPFDFSIDRKPNRHLAFGFGAHVCLGQHLAKMEMRILFEEMIPRLRRVEAAGEMEMIASCFVGGPKHLPVRCVMQ
- a CDS encoding alcohol dehydrogenase, with protein sequence MKITAAVTRAPCAPFVLEEVELDPQEAGEILVRIVGAGLCHTDLVAAEGLLPVAMPAVFGHEGAGVVEMVGAGVTKVKPGDHVAITFSSCGHCPQCDRHAPAYCHAMAALNFVGQRSDGSKSMRDGNGEISGSFFGQSSFATHAVTTERNVVKVPDGVPLEIAGTLGCGIQTGAGAVMRSMACHEGASLVVLGAGAVGLSAVMGAVLQKCGTVIVVEPDASRRDLALSLGATHAIDPGQSADLAAAVRAIAPHGVDFALDTSGIPAVIAAVPKLLAPRGTFGFVGVPPAHATSLGLPGTLREVMRGGFTYRGIIEGDSDPDVFIPQLMALYLEGRFPFDRLVKTYPLAEINRAVAEQKQGLCVKPVLLP
- a CDS encoding MFS transporter, which encodes MTSRLPHSSATIASPQSATPWWRELWVLVLAGGLLMGLALGVRHVQGLFLLPIIAERRWTRETFGFAMAMQNLTWGVMQPFTGMLADRYGSWKVMAGGLALYAAGLYGMTQADTSAAFVWSAGVCIGIALSGTTFGVIYGALSRMTDAAQRSRALGLAGAVGGIAQFALVPAAQGLLVASGWATTLLMLALALAVLLPLALPFQDRIAAAPAPTADETNMARGQPPLLGAVREAFDHSGFWLLNLGFLACGFQLAFIASHLPAYLLDRGMRPADGMAALAIIALANVAGIYVFGLLGGRHSKKYLLAGIYLARTVAMAVFLLLPLSTPTLYLFCAAMGFLWLGTVPLTNGILAQVFGVRYLATLFGFVFIGHQLGSFFGVWLGGLVFELTRSYDPVWFGAMALGVLAATLHWPIDDRQIVRTGLAPARS
- a CDS encoding LysR family transcriptional regulator; protein product: MSVPLVRLFPLDLLKGFVAVGRRMSITQAADDLCLTQSAVSRQIHALEEQLKVPLFVRKHRGVAFTPEGERLFRSADSALQQLQDVVAEVRRNEGQRSVTVTASIGVTGLWLLPRLGNLQKTHPHLDVRLSASNRICDLRAEGIDLAVRYCRDAAAPPDAVRLFGENIAPVAHPSLVSGVGQHVDALLQLPLLEFDDPRPWLQWRSWLEPRGYHQASQHGMLRFNQYDQVIHAALAGQGVALGRLELVRPLIDGGQLVIVPTALQAPPSPNAYWLIHASAHPREDVKRVAEWICREAVHTVRSPARPAAT